One Mycobacteroides salmoniphilum DNA segment encodes these proteins:
- a CDS encoding siderophore-interacting protein has product MPNTVTQPTRGWQGAVLKLFRAGDHQLTLTGRRELTDHYLRLSFSAGGLLQGRDVHPTMWIRLWFAEGEKLHQRGYTLVNPDPQADTVDIEFALHDGLAARWAQSAQVGDTIEATVLGSHFELPDPAPRGYVIVGDTASLPAINSLLAAIGDSPATVFLEAAHESDTTLPVSAGVVWVNRHGERSLADVVREAAFDAPEFFGWVACDTRTTREVSRILKDHYGIPRRSIKAQAYWMA; this is encoded by the coding sequence ATGCCGAACACAGTGACGCAACCGACACGTGGATGGCAGGGCGCGGTTCTCAAATTGTTCCGGGCCGGCGACCACCAGCTAACTTTGACCGGTCGGCGCGAGCTGACCGATCACTATCTGAGGCTCAGCTTCTCGGCGGGCGGCCTGCTGCAGGGCCGTGACGTACATCCGACCATGTGGATCCGGTTGTGGTTCGCGGAGGGGGAGAAGTTGCACCAGCGCGGATACACGCTGGTCAACCCCGATCCGCAGGCCGATACCGTCGATATCGAGTTCGCGCTGCACGACGGGCTCGCAGCTCGTTGGGCACAGTCCGCCCAGGTGGGCGACACCATCGAGGCAACGGTGCTGGGCAGTCACTTCGAGCTGCCCGATCCGGCTCCCCGTGGATACGTCATCGTCGGTGATACCGCATCCCTGCCCGCGATCAACTCCCTGCTGGCGGCGATCGGGGACAGCCCGGCCACGGTGTTTTTGGAGGCCGCGCACGAGAGCGACACGACACTGCCGGTCAGTGCGGGTGTGGTCTGGGTAAATCGCCATGGCGAACGTTCACTCGCCGATGTCGTACGTGAGGCAGCCTTCGATGCTCCCGAGTTCTTCGGGTGGGTGGCATGCGATACCCGGACCACGCGCGAGGTCTCGCGCATCCTTAAGGATCACTACGGCATCCCGCGCAGGTCGATCAAGGCCCAGGCCTACTGGATGGCCTAA
- a CDS encoding SDR family NAD(P)-dependent oxidoreductase: MHHNPASGTDDSAPDVIVVLNADDPSGREIVRILVRNGHRVVVCGRHATDLTRMLHGYGADQVMAIAADTSDPRQLRELCRRATDRFGTVTTILDAAGRQMPRLRLAS; encoded by the coding sequence ATGCACCACAACCCAGCCTCCGGCACCGACGACTCGGCACCCGACGTTATCGTCGTCCTCAATGCCGACGACCCCAGCGGACGTGAGATCGTCCGGATTCTGGTGCGCAACGGACATCGGGTCGTCGTCTGCGGCAGACACGCCACCGATCTGACGAGGATGCTCCATGGCTACGGGGCAGATCAGGTCATGGCGATCGCCGCCGATACCAGCGACCCGCGTCAGCTACGTGAACTCTGCCGACGTGCCACGGACCGGTTCGGCACCGTCACCACCATTCTGGACGCTGCGGGTAGGCAGATGCCGCGACTGCGGCTCGCCTCGTAG
- a CDS encoding FAD-dependent monooxygenase — translation MLNAMSENTTPIAIAGAGIGGLTTALTLHAAGFDVTVLESAHEVRPLGVGINMLPHAVGVLTELGLGDELASMGIATTEIRFCDKHGTVLYTEPRGLVGDYPHPQISVHRGRLQLMLLDAVRERVGPQAIRTACRVLGFESNEAGVRVRTADSDFAATVLVGADGVKSAIRAQLHPVDPLRWSGVRMWRGTADIGRFLTGKTMVAAHDDTDHELIAYPISAHTVNWVALARTNPAGELPAGARWNDSVTADEVLDHFPGWDFGWLDIDTMVRSTARIVEYPMVDRDPLPAWGRGRVTLLGDAAHPMYPLGANGGSQSVLDARVLAHALSESADDLARGLASYEARRIQATRDVVLANRAMLRSWGEESAEGLKEAARSYRQRTRA, via the coding sequence ATGCTGAATGCCATGAGCGAGAACACGACACCCATAGCGATTGCCGGGGCCGGTATCGGCGGGCTCACCACAGCCCTGACACTGCATGCCGCCGGCTTCGACGTCACGGTGCTGGAGAGCGCACACGAGGTCAGACCGCTGGGCGTCGGCATCAACATGCTTCCGCATGCCGTGGGCGTCCTCACCGAACTCGGACTGGGCGACGAGCTGGCCAGTATGGGCATAGCCACCACAGAGATCCGATTCTGCGATAAGCACGGCACCGTCCTGTACACCGAGCCGCGGGGACTCGTGGGCGACTACCCACACCCACAGATCTCGGTGCATCGCGGTCGTCTACAACTCATGCTGCTCGATGCGGTCAGGGAACGCGTTGGTCCACAAGCGATTCGGACAGCCTGCCGGGTTCTCGGGTTCGAGAGCAACGAGGCTGGTGTCCGCGTACGCACAGCTGACAGCGATTTTGCGGCCACCGTTCTGGTGGGCGCCGACGGCGTGAAATCAGCGATACGCGCACAATTGCATCCGGTGGATCCATTGCGCTGGTCGGGCGTGCGAATGTGGCGCGGCACAGCCGATATCGGCCGTTTCCTCACGGGCAAGACCATGGTCGCCGCGCACGACGACACCGATCACGAACTCATCGCCTACCCGATCAGCGCGCACACCGTGAACTGGGTGGCGCTCGCACGCACCAATCCCGCCGGGGAACTCCCCGCCGGCGCACGGTGGAATGACTCCGTCACCGCCGATGAGGTGCTGGACCACTTCCCCGGCTGGGACTTCGGGTGGCTGGATATCGACACCATGGTGCGCAGCACCGCACGCATCGTCGAGTACCCGATGGTGGACCGCGACCCGCTGCCCGCGTGGGGCCGGGGCCGCGTCACCCTGCTGGGCGATGCCGCACATCCCATGTATCCACTGGGAGCCAACGGTGGTTCACAGTCCGTCCTCGACGCCCGGGTGTTGGCGCACGCGCTGTCGGAATCCGCCGACGATCTCGCACGCGGGTTGGCCTCCTATGAGGCCCGGCGGATCCAGGCGACACGCGATGTGGTGCTGGCCAACCGCGCGATGCTGCGGTCCTGGGGCGAGGAGTCTGCGGAGGGCCTGAAAGAGGCGGCGCGGTCATATCGGCAGCGCACAAGAGCCTGA
- a CDS encoding LysR substrate-binding domain-containing protein encodes MEMHQLRYLLAVADAASFTRAAAFLHVAQPGVSAQIRLLERELGQELFDRSGRQVRLTDAGKAVIPYARAALAAVDGIREAADEIGGLLRGHIAFGTVTSHGADLPALLSAFHRDHPAISITLAEARSDELITALREGRLDGAIVALGAGEPEGVGLRIIDDQPLVAAVAAADPLAKRRTVTLEMLCERILICLPTGSGIRAILETACQAAGLTPNVAFEASSPRSLLVLVEQGLGVAVVPAPYLRTRPGVVAVDIQPALRGRLALAWRLGGPAGPAARTFLDRARAVL; translated from the coding sequence ATGGAGATGCATCAGCTCCGATACCTGCTGGCGGTGGCGGATGCGGCGAGTTTCACCAGGGCGGCCGCCTTCCTCCATGTCGCGCAACCGGGGGTGAGTGCCCAAATCCGCCTTCTGGAACGAGAGCTGGGGCAAGAACTGTTCGACCGGTCGGGCCGCCAAGTCCGGCTTACCGATGCGGGCAAAGCGGTAATTCCCTATGCGCGAGCCGCTCTCGCCGCGGTTGACGGAATCCGTGAGGCGGCGGACGAGATCGGGGGACTGCTGCGCGGACATATCGCATTCGGCACCGTCACCTCCCACGGCGCCGATCTGCCCGCGCTCCTCTCGGCATTCCATCGCGACCACCCCGCGATCAGCATCACCCTTGCCGAAGCCAGATCGGACGAGCTCATCACCGCGCTGCGGGAGGGTCGACTGGACGGCGCCATCGTCGCGCTGGGGGCGGGGGAACCGGAGGGGGTGGGGCTGCGCATCATCGACGATCAACCTCTGGTGGCCGCGGTTGCGGCCGCTGATCCGCTGGCGAAACGGCGCACGGTGACGCTGGAGATGCTCTGTGAGCGCATCCTGATCTGCCTGCCGACGGGCAGCGGTATCAGGGCGATTCTGGAAACCGCGTGCCAGGCGGCGGGGCTCACTCCGAATGTGGCGTTCGAAGCAAGCTCGCCGCGGTCGCTACTGGTCCTTGTCGAACAGGGGCTTGGTGTGGCGGTCGTGCCCGCTCCATACCTACGGACCCGGCCGGGCGTGGTGGCGGTGGATATCCAACCGGCGTTACGGGGCCGACTCGCGCTGGCGTGGCGCCTCGGTGGCCCGGCGGGTCCGGCGGCACGCACCTTCCTGGACCGGGCCCGGGCCGTTCTCTGA
- a CDS encoding GntR family transcriptional regulator: protein MAAAEPTPLRRPRADQARLVADVLRHQIHAGGYSDGGLPSEQELAAEFFVSRNTVREALTTLKDEGLIERGPRTGTHVALRKYEHGLDALLGLKETFKGYGEVWNEVRVIQEVNAPPAVAHRLRLEPGARVIFIERLRYLGDLPLSLDKTYLTADVGEAVIEHQLETNDVFALIERVTGRRLGSANLALEAVAADSHSAATLQVPDSAPLLLLERLTHLDDGTPVDLEYIRMRGDRITLRSNLLRDI from the coding sequence GTGGCCGCTGCCGAGCCCACACCATTACGCCGTCCGCGCGCCGACCAGGCGCGGCTGGTCGCCGACGTGCTGCGCCACCAAATCCACGCCGGGGGCTACAGCGACGGCGGCCTGCCGAGCGAACAGGAGTTGGCCGCGGAGTTCTTTGTGTCCCGCAATACGGTCCGGGAGGCGCTGACGACGCTGAAGGACGAAGGCCTCATCGAGCGTGGACCTCGTACCGGTACTCACGTGGCGTTGCGCAAGTACGAGCACGGATTGGACGCGCTGCTCGGGCTCAAGGAGACCTTCAAGGGATACGGCGAGGTCTGGAATGAGGTCCGCGTCATCCAGGAGGTGAACGCGCCCCCCGCCGTCGCGCACAGGTTGCGGCTCGAACCCGGCGCACGCGTCATCTTCATCGAGCGGCTGCGCTACCTCGGCGATCTGCCGCTGAGCCTGGACAAGACCTATCTCACCGCCGATGTGGGGGAGGCGGTCATCGAGCACCAACTCGAGACCAATGATGTGTTCGCCCTGATCGAACGGGTGACTGGACGCAGGTTGGGGTCGGCCAATCTGGCGCTGGAAGCTGTTGCGGCGGACTCGCATTCGGCTGCGACATTGCAAGTACCCGACAGCGCGCCGCTGCTGCTGCTGGAGCGACTGACCCACCTCGATGACGGGACCCCCGTCGACCTCGAGTACATCCGGATGCGCGGTGATCGAATCACATTGCGCAGCAATCTATTAAGGGACATCTGA